Proteins found in one Asterias amurensis chromosome 13, ASM3211899v1 genomic segment:
- the LOC139946023 gene encoding polyadenylate-binding protein-interacting protein 1-like, giving the protein MSSLSASAAEFVPGRSWQPAPGLVSSAAAARTDVQPQQFTSAGPAEFVPGKPWAGGDGLNSGQPQQWSNGEEQYQAQYATGDPEPLSIQLVRDVLGSLNSNPGMFEDLMHSLVARLNSTIVSDDELSAIASIIFEQSVSEPNFRYTGARACDYLTVHLKLPPTIKTFRVHINQRMKDSVERSDQMAKDPKQMGRLHGATMFLAELFLNTEVEGKRIAVYRKALTELMDTLVKNASDENLKCLGQLLKLSGKEIEDYDNAQNQSTVSKTLNEIFNEARRHTTRDIMDKGIRALWLQLFELRGAKWGQAEVKYNNSSLGPPDVASGNVYMAAGGDAPPSTAEFTNEPVFYNNQGQVITAAEAGFGDELDAEYDNYTYYDESAVDPYADYDLDPSHYQPDTNEGLDYADDLDELDAEIQAAFSDFLIESGQGEPS; this is encoded by the exons ATGAGCTCATTATCAGCATCAGCCGCTGAGTTTGTACCCGGAAGGAGCTGGCAACCAGCACCAGGCCTTGTCAGTTCAGCAGCTGCAGCAAGGACCGATGTTCAGCCGCAGCAGTTCACCAGCGCTGGACCTGCTGAGTTTGTACCAGGAAAGCCATGGGCTGGCGGGGACGGACTAAACTCTGGGCAGCCACAACAGTGGTCTAACGGGGAAGAACAG TACCAGGCACAGTATGCCACAGGAGATCCAGAACCCCTGAGCATCCAATTGGTGAGGGATGTGTTAGGAAGTCTGAATAGCAATCCAGGCATGTTTGAAGACCTCATGCATTCCCTTGTGGCACGTCTCAATTCGACCATTGTTTCAGACGATGAACTGAGTGCAATTGCCAGTATCATATTTGAACAG TCAGTTTCGGAGCCAAACTTCAGATATACAGGAGCCAGAGCTTGTGACTATTTGACTGTGCATCTTAAACTCCCACCAACAATTAAAACATTCAGGGTACACATCAATCAAAG AATGAAAGATTCCGTCGAAAGAAGTGATCAAATGGCCAAAGACCCAAAACAGATGGGACGGTTACATGGCGCTACCATGTTCCTCGCAGAATTATTTCTGAACACAGAG GTGGAAGGTAAGAGGATAGCAGTTTACCGAAAAGCCCTGACTGAACTGATGGATACGTTGGTAAAAAACGCCAGCGACGAAAACCTCAAATGTCTTGGCCAACTACTCAAG CTTTCAGGTAAAGAGATTGAAGACTACGATAATGCGCAGAATCAGAGCACAGTATCCAAGACTTTAAATGAAATATTCAACGAGGCGAGGAGGCATACAACGAGGGACATCATGGACAA GGGCATCCGTGCGCTGTGGTTGCAGCTGTTTGAGCTGCGAGGGGCCAAGTGGGGTCAAGCGGAAGTGAAGTACAACAACAGTAGTTTAGGTCCACCTGATGTAGCTAGTGGTAATGTCTACATGGCAGCGGGAGGAGATGCACCACCATCTACAGCTGAGTTCACT AATGAGCCAGTCTTCTACAATAACCAAGGTCAAGTTATCACCGCTGCAGAAGCAG GTTTTGGTGATGAGTTAGATGCGGAGTATGACAACTACACCTATTACGACGAATCTGCAGTAGATCCCTACGCTGATTACGACTTGGATCCGAGCCATTATCAACCAGACACCAATGAAGGGCTTGA TTATGCCGACGATCTGGACGAATTAGATGCTGAAATCCAAGCAGCCTTCAGTGACTTCCTCATCGAGTCTGGGCAGGGGGAACcctcatga